A part of Desulfomicrobium apsheronum genomic DNA contains:
- a CDS encoding ferredoxin, translating to MNMVEVALNGPCCSGCLACVELAPEIFAYDEDAHVAVILQNPCEEDLARKVVSYCPDDCIEIIE from the coding sequence ATGAACATGGTCGAAGTGGCCCTGAACGGGCCGTGCTGTTCCGGATGCCTGGCCTGCGTGGAGCTGGCGCCGGAGATCTTCGCCTACGACGAGGACGCCCATGTAGCCGTGATTTTGCAGAACCCCTGCGAAGAGGATCTGGCCCGCAAGGTCGTGTCCTACTGTCCGGACGACTGCATTGAGATTATTGAATAG
- a CDS encoding HigA family addiction module antitoxin, producing MTHLIPDPIHPGEILLEDFMKPLAITQYALAKAISVPPRRINEIVHGKRAISADTALRLGRYFGVDPQSWMNLQSHYELEVAAQNLGEKLEREVNPRSAA from the coding sequence ATGACACACCTGATTCCTGATCCCATTCATCCCGGAGAAATTCTGCTGGAGGATTTCATGAAACCCCTGGCCATCACCCAATACGCCCTGGCCAAGGCCATCAGCGTTCCTCCTCGCCGCATCAATGAAATCGTGCACGGGAAAAGAGCCATCAGCGCGGACACGGCGCTCAGGCTCGGTCGCTATTTTGGAGTTGATCCGCAGTCGTGGATGAACCTGCAATCACACTATGAACTTGAAGTCGCGGCACAAAATCTTGGAGAAAAACTGGAACGCGAAGTCAACCCGCGAAGCGCCGCCTGA
- a CDS encoding type II toxin-antitoxin system RelE/ParE family toxin encodes MIVSFACKETDKLFRERTSRKIPPDIHRVSFRKLLQLHAAVDLNFLRVPPGNRLESLSGDRSGQHSIRINDQWRICFTWRDGNAHDVEIVDYH; translated from the coding sequence ATGATCGTCTCATTTGCCTGCAAGGAAACCGACAAACTCTTCCGTGAGCGAACATCGCGAAAAATTCCCCCTGACATTCACCGGGTTTCCTTCCGCAAGCTGCTGCAATTGCATGCAGCGGTCGATCTGAACTTTCTTCGCGTGCCCCCGGGCAATCGACTCGAAAGCCTGTCAGGGGACCGGTCCGGACAACACAGCATACGCATCAACGATCAATGGCGCATCTGTTTCACATGGCGCGACGGTAATGCGCATGATGTGGAAATCGTGGATTATCATTAA